In Pseudoxanthomonas indica, the following are encoded in one genomic region:
- a CDS encoding PhnD/SsuA/transferrin family substrate-binding protein encodes MLALSLVAAPAMAVDAPALVVATYAYPHRDRAASIRPLAEYLGETLQRTIEVRVLASPTALVQAMQDGQVDVAVPNLYGYLLGTREGSPLQALPVPEVPPDHAQRYRSVIVARQPMTMQQLAARARQLRLGLVGRDSASGGFVPLAGLRGVGVDSGDFASVAYAGSHSAALHILGDRQVDVVGLAADEFDNTARGGLYEIWRSPVIPPGPLLCRGSQSTSCDEVAAALLVAGQRDPRVMAGLRAGWPEFGDAQRLVAAPVQALQALQADVVPVR; translated from the coding sequence GTGCTTGCACTGTCGTTGGTGGCCGCACCGGCCATGGCCGTCGACGCGCCCGCGCTCGTTGTGGCCACCTATGCCTATCCGCATCGCGATCGCGCCGCGTCGATCCGGCCGCTGGCCGAATACCTGGGCGAGACCTTGCAGCGGACCATCGAAGTCCGCGTCCTGGCATCACCCACGGCGCTGGTGCAGGCGATGCAGGACGGCCAGGTCGATGTGGCCGTGCCCAACCTGTATGGCTATTTGCTTGGCACGCGCGAGGGCAGTCCGTTGCAGGCACTGCCGGTGCCGGAGGTACCGCCGGATCATGCGCAGCGATACCGTTCGGTCATCGTGGCCCGCCAGCCGATGACGATGCAGCAACTGGCGGCGCGCGCGCGCCAGTTGCGGTTGGGTCTGGTCGGACGAGATTCGGCATCCGGCGGCTTCGTGCCCTTGGCGGGCCTGCGTGGGGTCGGCGTCGACAGCGGCGACTTCGCCAGTGTGGCGTATGCGGGTTCGCACTCGGCGGCGTTGCACATCCTCGGCGACAGGCAAGTGGATGTGGTGGGTTTGGCAGCCGACGAATTCGACAACACCGCGCGCGGCGGCCTGTACGAAATCTGGCGATCACCGGTGATTCCGCCGGGACCCTTGCTGTGCCGCGGATCGCAGTCGACTTCCTGCGACGAGGTTGCCGCCGCACTGCTCGTCGCCGGCCAGCGCGATCCACGCGTCATGGCCGGGCTGCGCGCTGGCTGGCCGGAGTTCGGCGATGCGCAGCGCCTGGTGGCAGCGCCCGTGCAGGCGTTGCAGGCGCTGCAGGCTGACGTGGTGCCGGTTCGCTAA
- the ilvD gene encoding dihydroxy-acid dehydratase, producing the protein MPQYRSKTSTHGRNMAGARALWRATGMKDDDFQKPIIAIANSFTQFVPGHVHLKDLGQLVAREIERVGGVAKEFDTIAVDDGIAMGHDGMLYSLPSREIIADSVEYMVNAHCADALVCISNCDKITPGMLMAALRLNIPTVFVSGGPMEAGKTRLADHKLDLIDAMVMAADPNATDEQVAAVERSACPTCGSCSGMFTANSMNCLTEALGLSLPGNGTTLATHADREQLFLRAGRLAVELCHRWYGGEDPRALPRGIATFEAFENAMTLDIAMGGSTNTILHLLAAAQEGEVDFGMRDIDRLSRRVPQLCKVAPNTQKYHIEDVHRAGGIMSILGELARGGLLHTDVATVHAKTLGDAIERWDVTLTRDEHVHTFFKAGPAGIPTQVAFSQATRWPSLDVDRAEGCIRSVEHAYSKEGGLAVLYGNLAVDGCVVKTAGVDESIHVFEGPARVYESQDAAVLGILGNQVRAGDVVVIRYEGPKGGPGMQEMLYPTSYLKSKGLGKQCALLTDGRFSGGTSGLSIGHASPEAAGGGAIGLVRDGDRIRIDIPARSINLLIDDAELQQRRTEQDGKGWKPAEVRPRKVSTALKAYALLATSADKGAVRDRALLDGV; encoded by the coding sequence ATGCCTCAATACCGATCCAAGACCTCCACCCACGGGCGCAACATGGCCGGCGCCCGCGCGCTGTGGCGCGCCACCGGCATGAAAGATGACGACTTCCAGAAGCCGATCATCGCCATCGCCAACTCCTTCACCCAGTTCGTCCCGGGCCATGTGCACCTGAAGGATCTCGGCCAGCTGGTCGCCCGCGAGATTGAACGTGTCGGCGGCGTGGCCAAGGAATTCGACACCATCGCGGTCGATGACGGCATCGCCATGGGCCATGACGGCATGCTCTATTCGCTGCCCAGCCGCGAAATCATCGCCGACTCGGTCGAATACATGGTCAATGCCCACTGCGCCGATGCCCTGGTGTGCATTTCCAACTGCGACAAGATCACTCCGGGCATGCTGATGGCGGCCCTGCGCCTGAATATCCCCACCGTGTTCGTCTCCGGCGGACCGATGGAAGCCGGCAAGACCCGGCTGGCCGATCACAAGCTGGATCTGATCGACGCCATGGTGATGGCCGCCGATCCCAATGCCACCGATGAGCAGGTGGCGGCGGTGGAGCGCAGCGCCTGCCCGACCTGCGGCTCGTGCTCCGGCATGTTCACCGCCAACTCGATGAACTGCCTCACCGAGGCTCTCGGTCTGTCTCTGCCCGGCAACGGCACCACCCTGGCCACGCATGCGGATCGCGAGCAGCTGTTCCTGCGCGCGGGCCGCCTGGCAGTGGAGCTGTGCCATCGCTGGTACGGCGGTGAAGATCCGCGCGCGCTGCCGCGTGGCATCGCCACCTTCGAAGCCTTCGAGAATGCGATGACCCTGGACATCGCCATGGGTGGCTCGACCAACACCATCCTGCATCTGCTCGCCGCAGCGCAGGAGGGCGAAGTGGATTTCGGCATGCGCGACATCGATCGCCTGTCGCGGCGCGTGCCGCAGCTGTGCAAGGTCGCGCCGAACACGCAGAAGTACCACATCGAAGACGTGCATCGCGCCGGCGGCATCATGTCGATCCTGGGCGAGCTGGCGCGCGGCGGGCTGTTGCATACCGACGTGGCCACCGTGCATGCCAAGACCCTGGGCGATGCCATCGAGCGCTGGGACGTGACCCTGACCCGCGACGAGCACGTGCACACCTTCTTCAAGGCCGGACCGGCCGGCATCCCGACGCAGGTAGCTTTCAGCCAGGCCACGCGCTGGCCGTCGCTGGATGTTGATCGCGCCGAGGGCTGCATCCGCAGCGTCGAGCATGCGTACTCAAAGGAAGGTGGCTTGGCCGTGCTGTACGGCAACCTCGCCGTGGATGGCTGCGTGGTGAAGACCGCGGGCGTGGATGAGTCCATCCATGTCTTCGAAGGCCCGGCGCGTGTCTATGAAAGCCAGGACGCGGCGGTGCTGGGCATCCTTGGCAATCAGGTGCGGGCCGGCGACGTGGTGGTGATCCGCTACGAAGGACCGAAAGGTGGCCCGGGCATGCAGGAAATGCTGTACCCCACCAGCTATCTGAAATCCAAGGGCCTGGGCAAGCAATGCGCCTTGCTCACCGATGGTCGCTTCTCCGGTGGCACCTCGGGACTGTCGATTGGCCATGCTTCGCCGGAAGCGGCGGGTGGTGGTGCGATTGGGCTGGTCCGGGATGGCGATCGCATCCGCATCGATATTCCCGCGCGTTCCATCAACCTGCTGATCGACGATGCCGAGTTGCAGCAGCGCCGCACCGAACAGGATGGCAAAGGCTGGAAGCCCGCCGAAGTGCGTCCACGCAAGGTCAGCACGGCGCTCAAGGCCTACGCCTTGCTGGCCACCAGTGCCGACAAGGGCGCGGTGCGGGATCGCGCGTTGTTGGACGGCGTTTGA
- the ilvC gene encoding ketol-acid reductoisomerase, with translation MTTASQNLPQPKIAVVGYGSQGRAHALNLRESGFDVTVGLRPGGPTEAKAQADGFVVKAPADAVKDADLVAVLTPDMVQKQLYNEVLAPNMKQGACLLFAHGLNVHYGLVTPREDLDVVLVAPKGPGALVRREYEIGRGVPCIYAVYQDQSGQAEALALAYAGGLGGARANIIKTTFKEETETDLFGEQAVLCGGASSLVQAGFETLVEAGYQPEIAYYEVLHELKLIVDLFYEGGITRMLEFVSETAQYGDYVSGPRVIDASTKQRMKDVLTDIQDGTFTKNWIAEYEAGLPNYKKFKQADLDHPIEVVGKRLRAKMVWLQANASQPDTEQQAAAA, from the coding sequence ATGACCACCGCATCGCAGAATCTCCCGCAACCGAAGATCGCCGTCGTCGGCTACGGCAGCCAGGGCCGCGCGCACGCGCTGAACCTGCGCGAGTCCGGCTTCGACGTCACCGTCGGCCTGCGCCCGGGCGGTCCCACCGAAGCCAAGGCCCAGGCCGATGGTTTCGTGGTCAAGGCGCCGGCCGATGCGGTCAAGGACGCCGACCTGGTCGCCGTGCTGACCCCGGACATGGTGCAGAAGCAGCTCTACAACGAGGTGCTGGCGCCCAACATGAAGCAAGGCGCCTGCCTGCTGTTTGCGCACGGCTTGAACGTCCACTACGGCCTGGTCACCCCGCGCGAAGACCTGGACGTGGTGCTGGTCGCGCCCAAGGGCCCGGGCGCGCTGGTCCGCCGCGAATACGAAATCGGCCGCGGCGTGCCCTGCATCTACGCGGTCTACCAGGACCAGAGCGGCCAGGCCGAAGCGCTGGCGCTGGCCTATGCCGGCGGCCTGGGTGGCGCGCGCGCCAACATCATCAAGACCACCTTCAAGGAAGAGACCGAGACCGATCTGTTCGGTGAGCAGGCCGTGCTGTGCGGCGGTGCGTCCTCGCTGGTGCAGGCCGGCTTCGAGACCCTGGTGGAAGCCGGCTACCAGCCGGAAATCGCCTACTACGAAGTGCTGCACGAGCTGAAGCTGATCGTCGACCTGTTCTACGAAGGCGGCATCACCCGCATGCTGGAATTCGTCTCCGAGACCGCGCAGTACGGCGACTACGTCAGCGGCCCGCGCGTGATCGACGCCAGCACCAAGCAGCGCATGAAGGACGTGCTGACCGACATCCAAGACGGCACCTTCACCAAGAACTGGATCGCCGAGTACGAAGCCGGCCTGCCCAACTACAAGAAGTTCAAGCAGGCCGATCTGGATCACCCGATTGAAGTCGTCGGCAAGCGCCTGCGCGCCAAGATGGTGTGGCTGCAGGCCAATGCTTCCCAGCCCGATACAGAACAACAGGCCGCCGCTGCATGA
- the ilvG gene encoding acetolactate synthase 2 catalytic subunit: MNATVATAQRNGARWLTHALEAEGVDTLFGYPGGTIMPFYDALVDSGLKHILVRHEQGAALAANGYARASGRVGVCVATSGPGASNLVTGIADAMLDSVPMVCLTGQVATPLMGTDAFQELDVFGLTLPIVKHSFVARRVDDLPEMVREAFRIAREGRPGPVLIDLPKDVQMADASHLPDHVPAAVDPQPAPADAKLAEALAAIAGAEKPVIYGGGGISLSEGVEAFRQFVDATRIPTVLTLRGLGALPGNHPQFLGMLGMHGTRAANMAVQEADLLIVVGARFDDRATGKLAEFAPFARVIHLDADAYEISKLRSADIAIPGDVAAGLRTLSAARSTCEEWRKRCAGNRERHGFRYDAPGSDIYAPALLKRLCEVAPADTIIACDVGQHQMWVAQHCKFSDPRNHLTSGALGTMGFGLPAAMGAQFACPDRTVVLVSGDGSFMMNVQELTTIARCKLPVKIVLLDNSALGMVRQWQELFFAERYSEIDLSDNPDFAALARVFGIPAQRIDLRNQVDGALADLLAQPGPALLHVAIDIKANVWPLVPPNHANSTMLDANPAKQSPEPSSHAIPA, from the coding sequence ATGAACGCCACCGTTGCCACTGCTCAACGCAATGGCGCCCGCTGGTTGACCCACGCCCTGGAAGCCGAGGGCGTGGACACGCTGTTCGGTTACCCGGGCGGCACCATCATGCCGTTCTATGACGCGCTGGTGGATTCAGGCTTGAAGCACATCCTGGTGCGGCACGAACAGGGCGCGGCACTGGCCGCCAATGGTTATGCCCGCGCCAGCGGTCGGGTCGGCGTGTGCGTGGCCACGTCCGGCCCGGGCGCATCCAACCTGGTCACCGGCATCGCCGATGCGATGCTGGACTCGGTGCCGATGGTCTGCCTGACCGGACAGGTGGCAACGCCGCTGATGGGCACCGACGCGTTCCAGGAACTGGACGTGTTCGGCCTGACCCTGCCGATCGTCAAGCACAGCTTTGTCGCGCGTAGGGTCGACGATCTGCCGGAGATGGTCCGCGAAGCCTTCCGCATTGCGCGCGAAGGCCGGCCCGGCCCGGTGCTGATCGATCTGCCCAAGGACGTGCAGATGGCCGATGCCTCGCATCTGCCCGATCACGTGCCGGCGGCGGTGGACCCGCAACCGGCGCCGGCCGATGCCAAGCTGGCCGAAGCCCTGGCGGCGATTGCCGGCGCGGAGAAGCCGGTGATCTACGGCGGCGGCGGCATCTCGCTGTCCGAGGGCGTGGAAGCCTTCCGCCAGTTCGTCGACGCCACCCGCATCCCGACCGTGCTGACCCTGCGTGGCCTGGGCGCGCTGCCCGGCAACCACCCGCAGTTTCTGGGCATGCTGGGCATGCACGGCACGCGCGCGGCCAACATGGCGGTGCAGGAAGCGGATCTGCTGATCGTGGTCGGTGCGCGCTTCGATGATCGCGCCACCGGCAAGCTGGCCGAGTTCGCGCCGTTCGCCCGCGTGATCCATCTGGATGCCGACGCGTACGAGATCTCCAAGCTGCGCAGCGCCGACATCGCCATCCCCGGCGACGTCGCCGCAGGTCTGCGCACGCTGAGCGCGGCGCGCAGCACCTGCGAGGAATGGCGCAAGCGTTGCGCCGGCAATCGCGAACGGCATGGCTTCCGCTACGACGCTCCGGGCAGCGACATCTATGCGCCGGCCCTGTTGAAGCGCCTGTGCGAAGTGGCGCCGGCCGACACCATCATCGCCTGCGACGTGGGCCAGCATCAGATGTGGGTGGCCCAGCACTGCAAGTTCAGTGATCCGCGCAATCACCTGACCAGCGGTGCACTGGGCACCATGGGCTTTGGCCTGCCGGCGGCGATGGGCGCGCAGTTCGCCTGTCCGGATCGCACGGTGGTGCTGGTCAGCGGTGACGGCAGCTTCATGATGAACGTGCAGGAGCTGACCACCATCGCCCGTTGCAAGCTGCCGGTGAAGATCGTGCTGCTGGACAACAGCGCGCTGGGCATGGTGCGGCAGTGGCAGGAGCTGTTCTTCGCCGAGCGTTACAGCGAAATCGATCTGTCGGACAACCCCGACTTCGCCGCGCTGGCGCGGGTGTTCGGCATCCCGGCCCAACGCATTGATCTGCGCAACCAGGTCGACGGTGCGCTGGCTGATCTTCTGGCCCAGCCCGGTCCGGCGCTGCTGCACGTCGCCATCGACATCAAGGCCAACGTCTGGCCGCTGGTGCCACCCAATCACGCCAACAGCACCATGTTGGACGCCAATCCCGCCAAGCAGAGTCCGGAGCCTTCCTCTCATGCGATACCGGCTTGA
- a CDS encoding ACT domain-containing protein produces MRYRLDLVLKPAEGALTRVIGMAERRGFTPRAINGEPAMADGRWRLQLVVDGQRPPETLRLQMQKIYDCESVEITEVEAAS; encoded by the coding sequence ATGCGATACCGGCTTGACCTGGTGTTGAAACCCGCCGAGGGCGCGCTGACGCGCGTGATCGGCATGGCCGAACGGCGCGGCTTCACCCCGCGTGCGATCAACGGCGAGCCGGCGATGGCCGATGGCCGCTGGCGCCTGCAGCTGGTGGTGGACGGCCAGCGTCCGCCGGAAACCCTGCGCCTGCAGATGCAGAAGATCTACGACTGCGAGTCGGTCGAGATCACGGAAGTGGAGGCGGCGTCGTGA
- a CDS encoding threonine dehydratase yields the protein MPDAGRAPANEEPDVGDVRVGVADVLAAQARLRRYLPVTPIHNAERFGVLLKLENLQRTGSYKVRGALNALLAGHERGDRRPVICASAGNHAQGVAWSAYRLGVQAITVMPHGAPATKIAGVAHWGATVRQHGNSYDEAFAFARELAEQNGYRFLSAFDDPDVIAGQGTVGIEIAPFAPDVVIVPIGGGGLASGVALALKSQGVRVIGAQVEGVDSMARAIRGDIAARDPVASLADGVRVKVPGFLTRRLCSQLLDDVVIVREAELRETVVRLALEEHVIAEGAGALALAAGRRVAGKRKCAVVSGGNIDASVLAQLLSDVRPRPPRKPRRRNREGEPALSPPAKAAPASTLSLAPPPPRSRRVATVV from the coding sequence ATGCCTGACGCCGGCCGCGCCCCCGCCAACGAAGAGCCGGACGTCGGTGACGTTCGCGTAGGCGTGGCTGATGTTCTGGCGGCGCAGGCTCGTCTGCGCCGCTACCTGCCCGTAACTCCCATCCACAATGCCGAACGCTTTGGCGTCCTGCTGAAACTGGAGAACCTGCAGCGCACCGGTTCGTACAAGGTGCGCGGCGCGTTGAACGCGCTGCTGGCCGGGCACGAACGCGGTGACCGCCGTCCGGTCATCTGTGCCTCGGCCGGCAATCATGCGCAAGGCGTGGCGTGGTCGGCCTACCGGCTGGGCGTGCAGGCGATCACGGTGATGCCGCACGGCGCACCGGCGACCAAGATCGCCGGCGTCGCCCATTGGGGCGCGACCGTGCGCCAACACGGCAACAGCTATGACGAGGCCTTCGCGTTTGCGCGCGAGCTGGCCGAACAGAACGGCTACCGCTTCCTGTCGGCGTTCGATGACCCCGATGTCATCGCGGGCCAGGGCACGGTCGGCATCGAAATCGCGCCGTTCGCGCCGGACGTGGTGATCGTGCCGATCGGTGGCGGTGGCCTGGCCTCCGGCGTGGCACTGGCGCTGAAGTCGCAGGGCGTGCGCGTGATTGGCGCGCAGGTGGAAGGCGTGGACTCGATGGCCCGCGCGATCCGCGGCGACATCGCGGCGCGCGATCCGGTCGCCTCGCTGGCCGACGGCGTGCGCGTCAAGGTGCCCGGCTTCCTGACCCGCCGCCTGTGCAGCCAGTTGCTGGATGACGTGGTGATCGTGCGCGAAGCCGAGCTGCGCGAGACCGTGGTGCGGCTGGCGCTGGAAGAACATGTGATCGCCGAGGGCGCCGGCGCGCTGGCGCTGGCCGCCGGCCGGCGCGTAGCCGGCAAGCGCAAATGCGCGGTGGTGTCCGGCGGCAACATCGACGCCAGCGTGCTGGCGCAGTTGCTGTCCGACGTGCGTCCGCGCCCACCGCGCAAGCCGCGCCGACGCAACCGCGAAGGCGAGCCTGCACTTAGCCCGCCCGCCAAGGCCGCTCCCGCTTCTACTCTTTCCCTGGCCCCGCCGCCGCCCCGCTCCCGCCGCGTTGCCACTGTCGTATAA